The Misgurnus anguillicaudatus chromosome 15, ASM2758022v2, whole genome shotgun sequence genome has a window encoding:
- the ptx3a gene encoding pentraxin-related protein PTX3 translates to MWTLLQAACLLGLLSAVVPESYEDNFQVHYDSNYINELPEDKQTEEETPTPSPDPCKGSAFTKWDKLFTMLENSQMKENMLLQYTDDIIKVELQSLRKEMMQFVAQYGGSCAVAIENSARRTGAQIDARLQNELDRLRKVSDDQYAKCDEVLQQLLVSTGNQAAQLERLENVCQKSTQGKSLHARHLTHEVTDAERLEKGLATIYSELQALREQMTLHMQSHLANGLPSGCDTGLLFPMRSSTSHVEVTPKRPFLTNAVTICLWAKPTQVLNNTVLFTYSTTGNPYELQLVLNGQSVLFTVAGETHLVEASRAVQEGQWVHLCAVWSSWQGLASLWVNGQQAASSPGVAEDHELRSKGSILLGQEYGRYFRHLSVQDTFDADQGFTGKMTGVNMWDRVLDSKEISQQARLDGSGCGTRGNVVAWGVSNIEPKGGVKLIY, encoded by the exons ATGTGGACATTACTCCAGGCTGCGTGTCTGCTGGGTTTATTATCCGCAGTGGTACCTGAAAGTTACGAAGACAATTTCCAAGTGCACTATGACAGCAATTACATTAATGAGTTACCTGaggacaaacagacagaag AGGAGACCCCCACACCTTCCCCAGATCCCTGCAAGGGCTCAGCCTTCACCAAGTGGGATAAACTCTTCACCATGCTGGAAAATTCCcaaatgaaagaaaacatgCTCCTGCAGTATACTGATGACATCATCAAGGTAGAGCTGCAGTCTCTGAGAAAAGAGATGATGCAATTCGTGGCGCAGTACGGCGGCTCGTGCGCGGTGGCGATTGAGAACTCTGCACGACGGACTGGAGCGCAAATTGACGCGCGACTGCAGAACGAGCTGGATCGTTTGCGCAAGGTCTCTGACGACCAGTACGCGAAGTGCGACGAGGTCCTGCAGCAGCTACTTGTATCTACTGGGAACCAGGCTGCCCAGCTAGAACGGCTGGAGAACGTCTGCCAAAAATCCACGCAAGGCAAGAGTCTTCATGCCCGGCATCTCACGCATGAGGTGACTGATGCAGAAAGGCTGGAGAAGGGTCTGGCAACCATCTATAGTGAGCTACAAGCCCTTCGGGAACAGATGACCCTGCACATGCAGTCACACCTTGCAAATGGTCTCCCATCAG GCTGTGACACTGGTCTGCTCTTCCCGATGCGCTCCTCTACATCTCATGTTGAAGTGACACCCAAAAGACCCTTCCTGACCAATGCGGTTACCATCTGCCTGTGGGCCAAACCGACTCAGGTTCTTAACAACACCGTCCTCTTCACCTACAGCACGACCGGCAACCCTTACGAACTACAGCTGGTCCTCAATGGCCAGAGTGTCCTATTTACCGTGGCTGGCGAAACCCATTTGGTGGAAGCGTCGAGAGCGGTGCAGGAGGGTCAGTGGGTGCACCTCTGTGCGGTCTGGAGCTCATGGCAGGGCCTGGCCTCTCTGTGGGTCAACGGTCAACAAGCAGCGAGTTCTCCCGGAGTGGCCGAGGATCATGAGCTACGCAGCAAAGGAAGCATACTTCTGGGGCAGGAGTATGGACGTTACTTCAGGCATCTCAGTGTCCAGGACACCTTTGATGCAGACCAGGGCTTCACAGGGAAGATGACCGGAGTGAACATGTGGGATCGTGTTTTGGATTCAAAGGAGATTTCCCAGCAGGCACGGTTGGATGGGAGTGGTTGTGGTACACGTGGTAATGTGGTGGCCTGGGGTGTGTCTAACATCGAACCAAAAGGGGGTGTCAAGTTGATCTACTAA